The sequence GATCCTCGTCACCGCGATCAACCCCACCCCGGCGGGTGAAGGCAAGACCACAACCTCGGTCGGTCTGTCGGACGCGCTGCACCGCATCGGCAAGAAGACCATGCTGTGCCTGCGCGAACCGTCGCTGGGACCGTGCTTCGGCATGAAGGGTGGCGGCGCCGGCGGCGGCAAGTCGCAGGTCATGCCGATGGACGAGATCAACCTGCACTTCACCGGTGACTTCCACGCCATCACCAGCGCGCACAACCTGCTGAGCGCGATGATCGACAACTCGATCTACTGGGGCAACCCGCTGGACATCGACGTGCGCCGCGTCACCTGGAAGCGCGTGATCGACATGAACGACCGCGCGCTGCGCCAGATCGTCGGCCCGCTGGGCGGCGTTGCCAACGGCTTCCCGCGCGAAACCGGCTTCGACATCACCGTGGCCTCGGAAATCATGGCCATCCTGTGCCTCGCCAGCGACCTGGAAGACCTGCAGAAGCGCCTCGGCGACATCATCATCGGCTACACCCGCAAGCGCGAGCCGGTCTATTGCCGCGACGTGAAGGCCGACAGCGCCATGACCGTGCTGCTGAAGGACGCCATCCTGCCCAACCTGGTGCAGACGCTGGAAAACCGTCCGGCCTTCCTGCACGGCGGCCCCTTCGCCAACATCGCCCACGGCTGTAACTCGGTGATCGCCACCAAGACCGCCCTGCGCATGGCCGACTACGTCGTGACCGAAGCCGGCTTCGGGGCCGACCTCGGCGCGGAAAAGTTCCTCGACATCAAGTGCCGCCTCGCCGGCCTGAAGCCCGATGCCGTGGTGCTGGTCGCCACCGTGCGCGCGCTAAAGATGAACGGCGGCGTCTCCAAGCAGAACCTGGGCGAGCCCAATGCCGACGCCGTGCGCGCAGGTTCGGTGAACCTGAAGCGCCACATCGAGAACGTGAAGAAGTTCGGCATCACCCCGACGATCGCCATCAACCACTTCTACCTCGACACCGACGAGGAAATCGCGGTGATCCAGGAAATGGCCAAGGAATTCGGCGCCGACGCCGTGATCTGCAAGCACTGGGCCGAAGGCGGCGCGGGTGCAGAGGAACTGGCCCAGATCGTGGCGGCCAAGGCCGATGCCGGCGCCCCCGATTTCGACCAGCTCTATCCCAGCGACATGAGCCTGGAAGACAAGATCCGCAGGATCTGCACCGAGATCTACCGTGCCTCCGAAGTGCACTTCGACGGCGGTACCGCGAAGCAGCTGAAGCAGTGGGAAGAGATGGGCTACGGCAGCTTCCCGGTCTGCATGGCGAAGACGCAGTACAGCTTCTCCACCGACCCGACCAAGCTGGGCGCACCGGAGAACCATGAAGTGGCCATCCGCGAGGTTCGCCTCTCGGCCGGTGCCGGCTTCGTGGTCGCCATCGCGGGCGACATCATGACCATGCCGGGCCTGCCCAAGGTACCGAGCGCCGAGGCCATCCACCTCGACGAAAACGGCCAGATCGAAGGCCTGTTCTAACCGAACCCCCGGACGAGCGCTCCCCCTCCATCCAAGCGCTCGCCCAAATGCGAAGGGCCGCCCGATCCAAGATCGGGCGGCCCTTTTTCTTTTCACGATCCTGCGAGATTAGGCGGCGCGCGCCTTCTGCAGCTTCTTCAGCGCCATGTTGCGCTTCAGGCGGCTGAGGTGGTCGATGAAGAGGATGCCGTTGAGGTGGTCCATCTCGTGCTGGATGCACACGGCCAGCATGCCGGTCATCTCTTCCTCGTGGGTATTGCCCTCCAGGTCCTGCCAGCGCACGCGGCACTGGGCCGGGCGTTCGACATCGGCGAAGATGTCCGGCACCGAGAGGCAGCCTTCCTGGAAGCTCTTGGTCTCTTCCGACGGGTCGAGGATTTCCGGGTTCACGAACACCCGCGGGTCGTTGATGACCGGCTGGTGCGTGTGCTTGGTGCCGTCATGGTCGCATTCGACCGGCTCCGCGTCGGGGTCTTCCTCCTGCAGGTCGATCACCAGCAGGCGCAGCGGTTCGCCCACCTGGATGGCGGCAAGGCCGATGCCATGCGCGGCGTACATCGTCTCGAACATGTCATCGACGAGGGTCTTCAGGTCGTCGTCGAACTTCTCGACAGGCGAGGACACGACTTTGAGCCGGGGATCCGGCGCTTCCAGGATTTCACGAATAGCCATTGCGGTAATTTAGTCTTTCTGCGGCCCGGTTTCAATGTCAGGCGAGCGGCCGCCGTGCCCTCAATGCCTGTGCCAGCGTTCCCTCGTCGAGGTAGTCCAGCTCGCCGCCCACCGGCAGGCCGTGGGCCAGCTGGGTGATGCGGACCGGGTGATCCTCCAGCCGCTCAGCGATGTAGTGCGCGGTGGTCTGCCCTTCCAGCGTGGCGTTCATGGCGAGCACGACCTCGTCCACCCCGCCCTGCTCGACGCGGCCCAGCAGGCTGTCGATGGCAAGATCCTCGGGCCGCACGCCGTCGAGCGCCGAGAGCCGGCCGCCCAGCACGTGGTACTTGCCGGTGAACAGCCGCGCGCGGTCGAGCGCCCAGAGATCCGCCACGTCTTCCACCACGCAGATGGACTTGGCATCGCGGCGCGGATCGGCGCAGACCGAGCACGGGTTCTGCGTGTCGACATTGCCGCAGGTCTCGCATTCGACCAGCTTGTCCTGAACGGCACCCAGGGCGTCCAGAACCTGCTTCAGCGCCGTTTCGCGGTGCTTCACCAGCCACAGCACCGCCCGCCGTGCGGAACGCGGCCCAAGGCCCGGCAGGCGAGCCAATGCAGCGGCGAGGTTCTCGATCTCTTGCGATGCCATGTTCCGCCAGATAGGGCCGCGCGCGAGGAATAGGAAGGCTGGCGATGCGCCTCATTTTCATGGGAACCCCGGATTTCGCGGTACCGACGCTGAATGCGCTGGTGGATGCGGGTCACGACGTGGTGGCAGTGTACAGTCAGCCGCCCAGCCGCGCGGGGCGCGGGAAGAAGGAGCGTCCCTCTCCCGTCCATGCCCGCGCCGAGGAATTGGGAATCGCGGTTCGCCATCCCGTCAGCCTGAAAGGTGAC is a genomic window of Aurantiacibacter sp. MUD11 containing:
- a CDS encoding peptide deformylase produces the protein MAIREILEAPDPRLKVVSSPVEKFDDDLKTLVDDMFETMYAAHGIGLAAIQVGEPLRLLVIDLQEEDPDAEPVECDHDGTKHTHQPVINDPRVFVNPEILDPSEETKSFQEGCLSVPDIFADVERPAQCRVRWQDLEGNTHEEEMTGMLAVCIQHEMDHLNGILFIDHLSRLKRNMALKKLQKARAA
- the recR gene encoding recombination mediator RecR encodes the protein MASQEIENLAAALARLPGLGPRSARRAVLWLVKHRETALKQVLDALGAVQDKLVECETCGNVDTQNPCSVCADPRRDAKSICVVEDVADLWALDRARLFTGKYHVLGGRLSALDGVRPEDLAIDSLLGRVEQGGVDEVVLAMNATLEGQTTAHYIAERLEDHPVRITQLAHGLPVGGELDYLDEGTLAQALRARRPLA
- a CDS encoding formate--tetrahydrofolate ligase, with product MPTDIEIARQATLIPITEVAKNAGVPDDALIPYGKYKAKVDTSALPQAENGKLILVTAINPTPAGEGKTTTSVGLSDALHRIGKKTMLCLREPSLGPCFGMKGGGAGGGKSQVMPMDEINLHFTGDFHAITSAHNLLSAMIDNSIYWGNPLDIDVRRVTWKRVIDMNDRALRQIVGPLGGVANGFPRETGFDITVASEIMAILCLASDLEDLQKRLGDIIIGYTRKREPVYCRDVKADSAMTVLLKDAILPNLVQTLENRPAFLHGGPFANIAHGCNSVIATKTALRMADYVVTEAGFGADLGAEKFLDIKCRLAGLKPDAVVLVATVRALKMNGGVSKQNLGEPNADAVRAGSVNLKRHIENVKKFGITPTIAINHFYLDTDEEIAVIQEMAKEFGADAVICKHWAEGGAGAEELAQIVAAKADAGAPDFDQLYPSDMSLEDKIRRICTEIYRASEVHFDGGTAKQLKQWEEMGYGSFPVCMAKTQYSFSTDPTKLGAPENHEVAIREVRLSAGAGFVVAIAGDIMTMPGLPKVPSAEAIHLDENGQIEGLF